A section of the Lathyrus oleraceus cultivar Zhongwan6 unplaced genomic scaffold, CAAS_Psat_ZW6_1.0 chrUn0084, whole genome shotgun sequence genome encodes:
- the LOC127112366 gene encoding uncharacterized protein LOC127112366 gives MFDARTETLSNETSYFTIFDIHRVDIDFGCINIQKQPSIKHPLLKNHKIQSITLDTNQTTTFHGGYAYVGAYNFQLKGKQYSLSGILVESGQPSNLNSIFDGIRVMPNLYGDSEIYLTSRWTAGGSGCYNIHCPGFVQVKSNPYLGMVISHVSSIGSFKKWVVVPTIKQ, from the exons ATGTTTGATGCAAGAACTGAAACTCTATCAAATGAGACAAGTTATTTTACTATATTTGATATC CATCGTGTGGACATTGATTTTGGTTGTATTAATATCCAGAAGCAACCTTCTATAAAGCATCCTTtattaaaaaatcataaaatccAG TCGATCACCCTCGATACAAATCAAACTACGACATTTCATGGAGGATATGCATACGTTGGTGCATATAATTTCCAGCTTAAAGGAAAACAATATAGTTTATCTGGAATTTTGGTTGAGAGTGGTCAACCGTCtaatttaaatagtatatttgATGGCATCAGG GTTATGCCAAACTTATATGGAGATAGTGAAATTTACCTAACATCACGTTGGACG GCAGGTGGATCAGGATGTTACAATATTCATTGTCCTGGGTTTGTGCAAGTCAAAAGTAATCCATATCTTGGAATGGTCATATCACATGTTTCTAGCATTGGATCGTTTAAAAAATGGGTTGTTGTTCCCACAATCAAACAG
- the LOC127112375 gene encoding argininosuccinate lyase, chloroplastic, with protein sequence MKFSPLGACALAGTGLPIDRFMTSDALGFTAPMRNSIDAVSDRDFLLEFLSANAITAVHLSRLGEEWVLWASEEFGFITPSDPVSTGSSIMPQKKNPDPMELVRGKSGRVIGGLVTLLTACKGLPHAYNRDLQEDEEPVFDSVRAILGMLEVSAEFAMNITFNRERIQKSLPAGFPGATTLADYLVKKVSHINLAFSQ encoded by the exons ATGAAATTCAGTCCTTTAGGGGCTTGTGCACTGGCCGGTACAGGGCTCCCCATTGACCGGTTCATGACATCAGATGCATTGGGATTTACAGCTCCGATGAGGAATAG TATTGATGCAGTTTCTGACCGAGATTTTCTACTGGAGTTTCTTTCTGCTAATGCCATCACAGCAGTGCATCTTTCTCGATTGGGTGAAGAATGGGTATTGTGGGCTTCAGAAGAATTTGGATTTATCACTCCAAGCGACCCTGTTTCAACAGGAAGCAGCATAATGCCTCAGAAAAAGAATCCAGACCCAATGGAACTTGTTCGTGGTAAGTCTGGCAGAGTCATAGGGGGTTTGGTCACTCTTCTAACAGCGTGCAAAGGACTTCCACATGCTTACAATCGCGATTTGCAG GAAGACGAAGAACCAGTGTTTGACAGTGTTAGAGCTATTTTGGGAATGCTTGAAGTCTCAGCAGAATTTGCAATGAACATTACTTTCAATCGGGAAAGAATACAAAAGTCTTTACCTGCTGGTTTTCCTGGTGCAACAACACTTGCTGACTATCTTGTTAAGAAGGTAAGCCACATTAATTTAGCCTTCTCTCAATAA